The DNA region AAGGAGCAGGTTCCACGCCCACTGCTGCGGGTCGTCCGTGAACGGCACGTACTGCGGGAACGGCAGCCACTGCAGCTGGCCGCAGACCAGGATCATCAGGAGCAGGCCGATCACGAACACGGGCGTGGCCGTGCCCGCGAGGGTGACGGCGGTCAGGACGCGCTCCGTGAGCCGGCCGCGCCGCCAGGCGGAGAGCACGCCGGTGCCGACACCGAGGATCAGCCACAGCACCATCGCGCCGAGCGCGAGGGATCCGGTGACGGGCACCTTGCTCAGGATCAGCTCGGTGACCTGCTGGTCGGTCTGGTACGAGAGGCCGAGGCAGGGCGCGTCGCAGTGCAGCACGCCGGTGCCGGTGGAGTAGTCGTGGCCGGCGAAGACGCCGCTCAGGAAGTCCAGGTAGCGCGTGTAGATCGGGTCGTCGAGCTTCAGCTGCTCGGACACCTGCTGCACCTGGGCGGGCGAGCAGCGCGGGCCGCAGGTGATCTGGGCGACGTCGCCGGGCGCCACGTAGAAGACGGCGTAGATGACGACGGACAGCACGAAGAGGGTGACGAGGGCGCCGAGGGCCCGGCGCAGGACGAACCCGGTGAAGCCGCCGCCGAGCAGACCGCCGAACCCACGGGCCCTGGTGGCCACGGAAGCGGACAAGGTCGCGGTCACGACGCGTCCTCCCGCTTCCGGCCGGTGCCGATCCGCAGCCGCGATGCCGCCCGCGGGTCGAGGGCCGTGCGCACTCCGTCGCCGAGGACGGTCAGCGCGAGCACGGTCACGAACAGCGCGGCGGCGGGCAGCAGCAGGTACTGCGGGGCCGCCTGGTACCAGACGTCGGCCGAGGTCAGCATCTGTCCCCAGGAGGCGGTGGGCGGCTTGACGCCGACGCCGAGGAAGGACAGGGCCGCCTCGACGGTGATGTTCGTGGGGACGAGCAGCGCGGCGTACGTGATGACGGGCGCGGCGAGCGCGGGCAGCAGCTCGCGGCGGGCGATCCGGGCGCCGCTCCAGCCGCTGAGCCGGGCCGCCGCCACGTGGTCGAGGGACTTCAGCGAGATGGTCTTGGCCCGCACGACCTTCGCGATCCCGCCCCAGCCCACGAACCCGATGACCAGCGCGACGAGCACCGGCCGCGGGAAGCCGCTCGGCACGACGGCGAGCAGCGCGAGCGCGAGGACCATCAGGGGCAGCGCCACCATGACGTCGGTGGCGCGGCTGAGCGTCTGGTCGAGCCAGCGCCCGCCGAGGCCGCTGGCGAGCCCGACGGCGATGCCGATGGCGACCTGGAGGACCGTGGCGACGACGGCGACGCCGAGGGACACCCGGGCGCCGTACACGAGCCGGGCGAACAGGTCGCGGCCGGTCTGCGGTTCGACGCCGAGCCAGTGGTCGGCGCTGATGCCGCCGAACGAGCCGACGGGCACGCCGCCGCGCGCGGAGTCGACGAGACCGGGGTGGTACGAGGTGGGGTCCTGGCCCTCCAGGGCGGTGAGCAGGGGCGCGGCGAGCGCGACCAGGACGAGCAGCGCGACGGCGGCCGCCGCGACGAGGGCGGCGCGCTGCGTGCGCAGCCGCCGCCAGAACTGACGGGCTCCGGAGGCGGGGACGGGCGCCGTGGTGGCACCCGCCCCCGGGGTCTCCGAGGCCAACAGGGCCTCACTCATGACAGATCGACCTGAATCCGTGCTTCGGTGCCGTGCTACTTGACCGCGACCTGGGAGACGTCGAGGACGCCCGTCCAGTCACTGATCACGACGTTCTTGACGTCCTTGCCGTACAGGCGCTTGTAGACGGGGTGGAACAGCGGCACGTTCAGGGCCTTGGCGCCGATCTTCTTGTCGAGGGCGCCCCAGCGCTTCGCGGCGGCGGCGTGGTCGGTCAGCTTGTTGATCTCGTCGATCTCCTTGTTGACCGACTTGTCGTCCAGGAAGCTGGAGTTGAAGTTGTAGCCGTCCTCGACGATCTGGCGGCCGTCGAAGATCGGGGCGAGGAAGGGGCCGCCGGAGGGCCAGTCGGCACCCCAGTGGGCGAGGAACAGGCCGGGCTCGTCCTTGGCGTCGTGGACCTTGTCCTCGTAGTCGTTGTCCTCCAGGCCCTGGAGCTTGACGGTGATGCCGGCCTTCTTCAGGGCGTCCTGGATCGCGGTCGCGATCTCCGGGCTGGTCTCGAAGTTCTTGTCGTTGGAGTGCGTGAGCGTGATGGTCAGGCCGTCCTTGTGGCCGGCCGCCTTCAGGAGCTCCTTGGCCTTCTCCGCGTTGCCGGACGCGCCTGCCGGGAAGTGGTCGAACTTCGTGTATCCGAAGGACTCCTGGTTCGGCAGGAAGGTGGTGGCGGGCTCGGCGAGCGAGGAGCCGCCGGCGGCGTTGATGACCGAGGTGCGGTCGACGGCGTAGGCGATGGCCTGGCGGACCTTGGGGTCGTCGAACGGCTTCACCTTCGGGTTGAAGGCGAGGTAGTTGGTGTAGCCGAAGTGGCCGGTGCCGACCTGCGCGGCGAGCTTCTTGTCGCCGGTGACCTTGGCGAGCTCGGCGGGTCCGAGGTTGGTGTCGGTGGTGATCGCGGCGGCGTCGGCGCCCTGGCTCGCGGAGAGCCGCTGGTTGATGACGGAGGAGTTGAGGCCGGAGCGCACGTCGATCTTGTCGGGGTAGGCCTTGCGCTCGGCGTCGGTCTTCGCCGACCAGTGCGGGTTGCGCTCCAGCTGGAGCCGCTCGCCGTCGCCGCTGTTCTTGACGACCTTGTAGGGGCCGGTGGAGACCGGGTGCTCCTCGTACTCGGTGCCCTTGTCCTTGGCCTTCGGCACGGGCGCGAACGACGTCTGCGTGGCCACGTAGTCGAAGTCGCCGACGGGCTTGTTGAGGCGGAAGACGATCGTCTGGTCGTCCGGCGTCTCGACGGAGTCGAGGCCCTTCTTGTCCTTGTAGGGGCCCTGGTACTTGTCGCCGCCGATGAGCCAGTCCCGCAGGAAGGGCGCGCCGCCGGACAGTTCGGCGGCGAAGGAGCGCTCGATGCCGTACTTGATGTCCTTGGTGGTGACCGGCGTGCCGTCCTCGAACTTCACGCCCTTCTTGATCTTGTACGTCCACACCGTGGCGTTCTTGCTCGGCTTGCCGAGGCTCTCGGCGAGGTCGGGGACGACCTTGGTGCCCTCGGCGCCGTCCTCGCGGTTGCGGGTGGTCAGGGTGCGGAAGACGAGGCTCGGTACGTTGCCGCCGCCGGAGGTGTACAGGCGCGCCGGGTCGAAGTCGCTCTGCGGGTTGCTGTTGAGGACGGTGAGCGTGCCGCCCCGCTGCGGCTTGCCGCCGCCGCCCGCCTCGTTCTTGTCCTCCGGGCCCGCGCAGGCCGCGGCGCCCACGGAGAGCACGACCAGGCTGGCGGATGCCACGGCCACCCGGCGGGATATGACGGACTTCTGACGACGCAGACGCATCGGAGTGCCTCTCGGAAAGCGAAAGAGAAAGATTCAAGGATTCGCGAGAGCCCACCCAGGGCGACGCACGCCGAGCGCGGCTTCGGGCCTGCCGAGGACCGCCGTGCGCACCGACCGTAGACGGTTGGGGCACACGGCAGGGGAAAAGGCGGCGGAGCCGGGAAAAACGAAGCAGAAGCGACGCACTCGCCGGGGGCGGGCGTCAGCGACAGTGAATGTCGGCCACGCAGAGCGCGGTCACGCCGAACAGCGCCAGCTCAAGGGCGGCGCTCACGGAGGCGTGACGGATCGACATGCGGAGAAATATGGACGACGTCGCGCGGAAAGTCAACGCGATGCCCGGTTCGTCCCCCGTCCCGGTGCCGGGGCCGGCTCAACTCTCCGGGAACGCCCAGGGGTTGGCCTTGCAGCGGATTCCGTCGTGGTCGAGGAACTTGGTCTGCTGCTGCATGACCGGCGCCAGTTCGCCGTCGCGGCGGCAGTCGACGTGGCCGTAGCCGAGCCGGTGGCCGACCTCGTGGTTGATGAGCATCTGCCGGTACGGGTGGATGCGGTCGCCGTAGGTCTTGGCGCCGCGGGCCCACCGATAGGCGTTGATCATGACGCGCTCGGTGGCCGCGGAATCGCAGGACACATTCTGCTGCAGCGTGTCGAGTCCGGATTTGGCGCACCATTTCGCGGTGGTCACAGGGCTGGCCAGCGTGATGACGAAGTCGGGTTTCCCGGAGGAGATCCGCTCGAAGGTGCGGCCGCCGCCGTGCGCCCAACTCCGCTTGTCGTTCAGGGTCTTCTGCACGGCCTGCGCGAACAGGGCGCCGTCCAGGCCCATGCCCTTCTCGACGTCGACGCGGTAGCGGAATTTCCGTCCCTTGCCCGGTGCCTTGTCGAATCCGCGGATGGCGTCGAATTCCCCGGACGCGGCGAGTTTCGCGTCCAGCGGGTATTTCTTGCCCATTTTCTCCTCGTACGTCGCCGGACGGGGCTGCGTGTCCTTGGACGGCGTGGGCCGGTTGTCCGAGCGGGACGCCGGGTCGCGCCCTTCACGGCTGTCGGCGCCCTTGTCCGCGCCCTGGGCGGGCTGGCTGTCGTCGCTGCCGCCGTCGGCGACCTGACCGGCCACGATGACGGCGAGGACGGTGGTGACGGCCGCGGCGGCGATGCCGGTGACGGTGCGGGCGCGGTTCTTCTCGCGGCCCTTGCCGGTACGGGCGTCGGGCTCGCCGTCGTCGTCGCCGTACGGGTCGGCGTCGGTGCCGCCGCCGTCACCGTCGTCGAAGCCGTCGGACTCCCAGACCGTCACGGACTCGTACGGGTCGCGGGGCGGGGTGCGCCGCGGCGGCACCGCGCGGGCGGTGAAGAGGTCCGGGTCGTCGAGGTCATCGACGGCGCCGTGCGCGCCGGTGTCGTCGAAGGCGTCCATGTAGTCGCGCCGGGGCCCGGGCGTGCGCGCGCCCGGCGGCACGACGCCGTACCCGGCCCCCACCCGGGGCCCGGCGCCCGTGCCCGCGACCTCGCCCCAGCCGCCCCCGGCCTCCCGCTGCTCGGGGTGCCCGCCACGCACGTGCGGGACGCCGCCGGGAGGGGTCTGGCGGGGGACGCCGCGCGGGGGCGTGTGCTGCGGGAATCCGTGGGCCGGGGTGTGCGCCGGGTCGCCGTAGGGCGGTGTGGGCAGCGGGATGCCGTGCGCGGGCGTGCCCTCGGGGGCCGTACCGCGTCTGCGGCGGCCGGAGCCGCCGCCCTGCGCGGGGGCGGCCGGAGCCGACGGGGGCGTCCGGTTCGGCTGGGGCCCGGGGGTGGTACCCCCTATGCCGGAGGTGCTCGTGGTGTCCGAAGAGGCGGCCGGGCCGCGGCGGCTATGACGTCCCACGCGGCGCCTCAGCTCCTCGAACCCGAATCGCGATGGTCACTCACACGGCCACCATCGCGCACACCAGGCGCCTCGCTCAACTCATCCGGACCGGCCAACTCCCCGGTATCGGCCAGAAGTTCACGAATCGCGGCGGCCACGGTCTCCGGATACTCCATCATCGCCACGTGCCCCGCGTCCGGCAGCGTGAGCAGCCGGGAGTCGCGGAAGGCGGCCGCCGCCTTGCGCGCCACGCGGTACGACACGAGCAGGTCCCGGCCGCCGTAGACGAGCAGGGTCGGCGCGAGCACCCGCTCGGCCTGCCGCCACAGGCCGTGCTGGCCGCCGAGGGTGTAGGCGTTCACGATGCCGCGGGCCGACCGCGCCATCGCGTCCCAGAAGTACGGCAGGGCGAGGCGCCGCTCCATCTCGCGCACGGCCGCCCGGAATCCCTCGGGCGTGACCCGCCCCGGGTCGCCGTAACAGAGCCCGAGCACCCCGCGCACCCGCTGCTCGGCCGTCCAGTCCTTGGTGAGGCGCGTGAACAGGCCCGCGACACCGGGCACGGCGAGCAGGCCCGTCGGCATCGCCGTGCGCTGCACCCGCAGCTCCGGCAGCGCGGGCGAGATCAGCGTGAGCGTGCGCACCAGGTCCGGCCGGACCGCGGCGACGCGCGTCGACACGGCGCCGCCCAGGGAATTGGCCACCAGGTGGACGGGGCCGCGCCCGGCGGCGTCCAGATGGCGGATGACCGCGCGGGCGTGCCCGGTGACCGAGTAGTCGCCGTCGTCCGGCGGCGGCGAGTCCCCGAAGCCGGGCAGGTCGAGGGCCTCGCAGTCCACGACGTCCTCGAGCAGCGGCATCAGCGCCGACCAGTTCTGCGAGGACCCGCCGAGCCCGTGCACGTACAGCGCGGGCGGCAGTCCGGGGCGCACCGACGGGCGCGAGCGCACGTTCAGAGTGAGCCCGGGCAGGGCGACCGAGGAGAGCCGCTCGCCCTCGGCGACGGCGACGGCGCCCGGCTTGGGGGCGGCGACAGCGGCCAGCACGGGCGGCAACTCGGTCGAAGACATGCGGGCAATGTTACGAGACGATCACGCGTGGGATCGCGTGTTCGGCATCACAGGTCCCGTACGGATCGCGTAGCGGCCCGTGGGGGTCTTACCTAGGCTCAGGGGGAAGCAGCGGGAAGCAGCGTGAAGCACAGGGAACCAGCGGGAAGCAGACAAAGAGGCTCGCGAGGCATGACAGCGAGCCCCAGGGATACAGAGTCACCGCGAAGCCCCCCAGGGAAGAGAGCCGAGGAGTCCACATGAGCGTCGACCCCAGCGACCCCGACACCTTCACAGCCGAGGAGCCCGCGGCCGAGGAGAGCAGCCCGGAGACCCCGGAGGCCGACTCCGCCGAGCAGCACACCGACCTCACCCCCGAGCGGGACGACTCCCTCCGGGACGTCGACACGGACGCGGCCAATGAGGCCGACGTGGCCGAACAGGCGCGCGTGGTGTCCCTCGACGAGGACGACTACCGCTGATCCGCGTGGTCCGCGGCGGCCGACAAACACACAGCTGCCCGTGTTTGCCCTGCTACGCACAGGTGCGCGGAGCTGTTGAGGGCATCCAGTCCGTGAAATTCTGCGCTCGCACCGCGCACATCACAGTTACCGAAAAGTACGATGGCGTCGCGGCGCACACCGCAGCACAAGGACGAATTTGGGAGGCGGCGTGACAGCCATCGAGCAGACCGAGGCGGCGCGCCCGCGGGGCACACGCCTGCCGCGCCGTGCCCGACGCAACCAGCTCCTGGGCGCGGCCCAGGAGGTCTTCGTGGCCCAGGGGTACCACGCGGCGGCCATGGACGACATCGCCGAGCGGGCAGGCGTCAGCAAGCCGGTGCTCTACCAGCACTTCCCCGGCAAGCTCGACCTCTATCTGGCCCTGCTCGACCAGCACTGCGAGAACCTGCTGCAGGCGGTGCGCACGGCGCTCGCGTCGACGACGGACAACAAGCAGCGCGTCGGCGCGACGATGGACGCCTACTTCGGGTACGTCGAGGACGACGGCGGCGCGTTCCGCCTGGTCTTCGAGTCGGACCTGACGAACGAGCCCGCGGTCCGCGAGCGCGTGGACAAGGTGACCCTGGAGTGCGCGGAGGCGATCTGCGAGGTCATCGCGGAGGACACCGGCCTCTCCAAGGCCGAGTCGATGCTCCTGGCCTCGGGGCTCGGCGGCCTCTCCCAGGTCGTCGCGCGCTACTGGCTGCACAGCGACGGGGGCGTCCCGCGCGAGAAGGCCGTGCAGCTGCTCACCTCGCTGGCCTGGCGCGGCATCGCGGGCTTCCCGCTGCACGGCGCCGAGGGTCACTGACCGCGCGTCTGTTCCCGTCCCCCGCGGTCGCTGTGTTCGCTCCTGGCGTGCACGGCCGGAACCGATCCTGTCCCCTCTCCGGGCTAATCTGTGCTGGGTACGGCGCGGGCGACCGCGCACATCACTGACCGTCGGAGGGACAAAGCGTGGAGGTCAAGATCGGCGTGCAGCACGCGCCTCGCGAGATCGTTCTGGAGAGCGGTCAGAGCGTCGAGGAGGTCGAGAGCGCGGTGGCCGACGCCCTGTCGGGCAAGGCCCAGCTGCTGACTCTGGCGGACGACAAGGGCCGCAAGGTCCTGGTGCCTGCCGACCGCCTCGCGTACGTGGAGATCGGCGAGCCGACCGTGCGCAAGGTGGGCTTCGGGGCCCTGTAGGGCCGCACGCAGGACGACGGAAGGGCCCGGAGGCGATCGCCTCCGGGCCCTTCCGTCATGTGCGCCGACTCCGCCGTGCGCGTCGTGCCTCGCCGTCTCCACCGTGCGCGTCGAGCCCGTCGTCGACGTCGACTCCGTGGCGGATGCGCCCAGTTCACCGCCGCATCGCACTCCGGTGCGCGGTGGGTATGGAGGGTTGCGTTCCGGCAGCCGGGGGTAAGACCGGCTACGACCGTTTTGCACCTGACCACAAGGGAGGGAACACACCGTGATCCTCGAAGCGCTCGGCTCCGCACTGATCGGCCTGGCCCTCGCCTGGGCGACGGCCCGCCGCCTGCCGCACCGGCTGCCCGCACGGGCCCTGGTGCTCGCGACCGGCGTGGGCGGAGCGCTGATCGGCGCGTTCATCACGCACATGGCCCTCGGCCCCGGGAGCAGCCCCGCGACCCTGGTCGGAGCCCTGGCCGTGTCGGCCGCGCTCCTGTCCCTGCTGCTGCGCCCCACCCGCCGCCTGCACCGCCGCCAGGCCCCTGCCTGACGGCGGAGCGGAGCCACCGGCCACGCCCCGGGAGCCGGCGGGCAGCAGCCGCGAGCCGGACGTCAGGGACGCGAGCCGAAGAGGCCGGGACCCACGGAGCAGGAGGGTCAGGCGGCGAGGCTGAGCAGGAGGGTCAGGCGGCGAGACCCAGTGCCGCCATCCGCTTCGTGTGCGCCTCGGTGATCCGCGAGAACATCCGGCCGACCTCCGCCAGGTCGAACCCGTCCGCGACCCCGCCGACCAGCATCGTCGACAGGGCGTCCCGGTCCGCGACGACCCGCTGCGACTGCGAGAGCGCCTCGCCCATCAGCCGCCGCGCCCACAGCGCGAGCCGCCCGCCGACGCGCGGGTCGGCGTCGATCGCGGCCCGCACCTTCTCCACGGCGAAGCTGGCGTGGCCGGTGTCGTCGAGGACGCCGAGCACCAGGCTGCGGGTGTCGCCGTCGAGGCGCGCCGCCACCTCGCGGTAGAAGTCACTGGCGATGGAGTCGCCGACGTACGCCTTGACCAGGCCTTCGAGCCAGTCCGACGGCGCCGTCTGGCGGTGGAAGCCGTCGAGCGCCTCGACGAAGGGCTCCATCGCCGCCGTCGGCTCCTCGCCGACCGCCGCGAGCCGGTCCCGCAGCCGCTCGAAGTGGTGGAACTCGGCCGACGCCATCTTCGCCAGCTCCGCCTTGTCGCCGAGGGTCGGCGCCAGCTTCGCGTCCTCCGCGAGCCGCTCGAACGCCGCGAGCTCGCCGTAGGCGAGCGCGCCGAGCAGGTCCACGACGGCGGCGCGGTACTGCGGGTCGGCGGAGGCTGTCTTCCAGTCCTGGGCGGCGACCCCGGTGGGGGCGGCGGATCCCTTGTCCTCGTTGTCTTCGGGGGGCTGCGCGGCGGTGTCAGGCGTCTCCATGAAGCGCACAATAGCCCGCCCACCGGATGGCGTAAGGGCCTGGTCAACCACTGTGACGACAGCAACGTGAGGAATTCGCCGGACACGCATGCGAGATTCCGGGGTACAGTGGTAATGCGCCCGCCGAATAATTCGACGGGCCGCATGAATGAGGATGCCCGGTCGGTGGCCCGATCGGCTCCGACCAGACAGCCCTCCAGGGCGTACGCACCGTGCGTACGGCAAGCGGAGGGACCCCCTCAGCGGTGTGAGCGCTCGAGCGTCGGCAGTGGTCCCGTACCATCCGGCTCGCCCGGCTCGTTCCAGCAGGCGGCCGGCAGTCCCCGGCACGGTCACGACCCCCAGCGTTCGCCTCGCGCCGCGTCTCACAGAAGAGGCACTGCCCTGACTACGACTTTCCGAGAGCTCGGGATCCTTCCCGAGACGGCCGAGGCCCTCGAAGCCGTCGGCATCATCAACCCCTTCCCCATCCAGGAGATGACGCTCCCCGTTGCCCTTTCCGGCACCGACGTCATCGGCCAGGCCAAGACCGGCACCGGCAAGACGCTGGGCTTCGGCCTGCCGCTCCTCGAGCGTGTGACCGTCCCCGCGGACGTCGAGGCCGGGCGCGCGACGCCCGAGCAGCTGACGGAGGCCCCGCAGGCCCTCGTCGTCGTCCCCACCCGCGAGCTGTGCCAGCAGGTCACCAACGACCTGCTGACCGCCGGCAAGGCGCGCAACGTCCGCGTCCTCGCCATATACGGCGGCCGTGCCTACGAACCGCAGGTCGAGGCCCTGAAGAAGGGCATCGACGTCGTCGTCGGCACCCCCGGCCGCCTGCTCGACCTCGCCGGACAGCGCAAGCTGAACCTGAAGCACGTCAAGTGCCTCGTCCTCGACGAGGCCGACGAGATGCTCGACCTGGGCTTCCTGCCCGACGTCGAGAAGATCATCAACATGCTTCCGGCGAAGCGTCAGACGATGCTCTTCTCCGCGACGATGCCGGGCGCCGTCATCGGCCTCGCCCGCCGCTACATGTTGCAGCCCACGCACATCCGCGCCACCGCGCCGGACGACGAGGGCGCGACCGTCGCCAACACCACGCAGTTCGTGTACCGCGCGCACTCCATGGACAAGCCGGAGATGGTCTCCCGCATCCTGCAGGCCGACGGCCGCGGGCTCGCGATGATCTTCTGCCGTACGAAGCGGACGGCCGCGGACATCGCCGAGCAGCTGGAGCGGCGCGGCTTCGCCTCCGGCGCGGTCCACGGCGACCTCGGCCAGGGCGCCCGCGAGCAGGCGCTGCGCGCGTTCCGCAACGGCAAGGTCGACGTTCTGGTGTGCACCGACGTCGCCGCCCGCGGCATCGACGTCGAGGGCGTCACGCACGTCATCAACTACCAGTCGCCCGAGGACGAGAAGACCTACCTCCACCGGATCGGCCGCACCGGCCGCGCCGGTGCCTCCGGCACGGCGATCACCCTCGTCGACTGGGACGACATCCCGCGCTGGCAGCTCATCAACAAGGCGCTCGACCTGGGCTTCAACGACCCGGTCGAGACGTACTCCAGCTCTCCGCACCTGTACGAGGAGCTGCACATCCCCGTCGGCACGAAGGGCGTCCTTCCGCGTGCCGAGCGCACCCGTGCCGGGCTCGACGCCGAGGAGATCGAGGACCTCGGTGAGACCGGGGCCCGTGGCGGGGGCTCGCGCGGCTCCCGCGGTGGCCCGCGCCGCGGTGAGCGTGCCGCCGGCCACCCGCAGGCCGAGGAGGCCGAGCGTCCCGCTCGTACGCCGCGCCGTCGTCGCCGCACCCGTGCGGGCGCGCCCCTCGACGCCGAGGCCACGCCGTCGGCGGCGCCGTCGGAGAAGCCTGCGGCTGCGTCGACCGTGACCGAGGAAGCCGCGCCGCGTACGCCGCGACGGCGGCGCCGGACGCGTGCGGGGGCGGACTCCGCGGCGTCCGCGACGGCCACGGCGTCCGCGTCGGCCCCGTCGGCAGCCTCAGCTCCGACCGCTGCTGCCGCGCCCGCCGCTGCCGCGGAGGAGGCGCCGGCCAAGCCGCGTCGCCGCCGCACCCGCAAGTCGGCTGAGGCCGCGGACAGCTAGTCCACGGGGTGGCCCCCGGCGGCCACCCACCACCGCGCCCGGGGGCCACCCGCCCCCCGGGCGCGGCCGTGTCTCACCTGGCGGCCCAGGTGCCCACAGCGGGGGAAGGGCGCGTCCCAGGCCCTGGCCCCTCGGCCCCCGGCACCGAGGCACCGAGGCACCGAGGCACCGAGGCACCGAGGCACCGAGGCAAGGGCGCCCCCGCCCAAGGTCCAGGGGCCAGTAGCCTCTGGGGCATGAGTAGGCCCCCCACCTTCACCCCGCCCGAAGGCACCCTCGCGTACCCCCTCCGGACGGAGCGCGGCGAGTTCGCCGTGCTCGACACCCGCCCGACCGGCCGGGTCAAGGGCACCGCCCTGCTCCTGCCGGGGTACACGGGGAGCAAGGAGGACTTCATCGCCCTGCTCCAGCCCCTCGCCGAGGCCGGCTACCGCACGGTCGCCGTCGACGGCCGAGGCCAGTACGAGTCCCCGGGCCCGGACGACGAATCCGCTTACGCCCAGGCCGAGTTGGCGCAGGACGTCCTGGCCCAGGCGGCAGCCGTCCGCACCGCGGACGAGGGCCCGGCCCACCTGATGGGCCACTCCCTGGGCGGCCTGGTGGCCCGCGCCGCCGTCCTTCTCGCGCCCCCGGGCACCTTCGCCTCACTCACCCTCGTCGCATCGGGACCGGCCCGCATCTCCCCGTCCCAGCGCACCCGCGCCACGCTCCTCACGGACGCCGTCGCGGCGCACCCGATGGACGTGGTGTGGGACGCGATCCAGGCCCTGGACCCGGTGGAGGACGTGGCCGTGGGCGCGGACGGCGGCGGCGCCGACGCGGCGGCGCTGCGCGCCCGTTGGCTGCGCAACAACCCGGCCCAGCTCATCGCCACCGGCAGGCAGCTGTGCGCCGAACCCGACCGTGTCGACGACCTCGCCGCCGTACCGCTGCCCAAGCACGTGATGTCCGGCGAGAGCGACGACACCTGGCCCGTGCCGCTCCTCGACGAGATGGCGAGGCGGCTGCGCGCCCACCGCACCGTGGTCACCGGCGCGAACCACTCCCCCAACACCGACCGACCGGCGGCGACGGCGGCAGCCCTGGCCGCCTTCTGGGACCGGACAGCCGACCAGGCCCCCGGCCACACCGCCGAAAGCCCGCGCTAGCCCAGCACCACTTCCGCGGTCAGTAGCACTTCTGCAAGTGGTCCCAGAAGCCGTCCCGCAGCACCCGCCGCAGGTCGGACTGGCCGCGCAGCGAGTAGTCGAGCAGCCGCTCCGCCTCGACGAGGAGTTCCTGGTCGACGGACCCGGGCAGGTAGGGGTGCCCCGGCAGCAGGCCCACCAGTGCCTCGCGACCGCGGGCCGAGAGCCACCGCGCGGAGATCTGGGCGCCGACGAAGCGCACGTCGTCCCGCGAGGGCCGGGGCGCGGCCTGCGGGCCCTCGTACGGGACGGCGGGGCGGCGGGTCACGAACGGCTTGAAGAAGTCCGCGTCGAAGGTGCGTTGACTGTCGACCTCCCACAGCAGGGGCTCCGCCTGGTTGCGGCCGTCGGGCGCGTCGATGCCCCACAGGTGCACGCGGGCGCCGTACCCCTGCGCCGCCTCGACCGCCGAAACGAGGTCCTCGTCGCCGCCGATGAGCGCCGCGTCGCTGATGGCGCGGTGCCGCGCCAGGGACTCCAGGTCGCTGCGGATCAGCGAGTCGACGCCCTTCTGCTGGTTGTTGGCGTTGAGGTTGCCGAGGCGCACCTTGACGTCGGGGAGCTCGGCGATCGACTGCTGCTCGGAGGTGTGGATGCGGCGTCTCGCGCCGTCGTACCAGTACACCCGCAGCAGCCTGCTGTCAGCGAAGATCGTGCGCGCCTTGTCGATCAGCGCGTCGATGAGCGCCTCCGCGTCGAGCTCGAAGGCCCGTCGGTCCTCGGTGCCCGCGGCGAGCCGTCCGGCGGCGGCGTACAGATAACCGGCGTCGACGAAGATCGCGTGCGT from Streptomyces flavofungini includes:
- a CDS encoding ABC transporter permease, translated to MATRARGFGGLLGGGFTGFVLRRALGALVTLFVLSVVIYAVFYVAPGDVAQITCGPRCSPAQVQQVSEQLKLDDPIYTRYLDFLSGVFAGHDYSTGTGVLHCDAPCLGLSYQTDQQVTELILSKVPVTGSLALGAMVLWLILGVGTGVLSAWRRGRLTERVLTAVTLAGTATPVFVIGLLLMILVCGQLQWLPFPQYVPFTDDPQQWAWNLLLPWVSLALIEAAKYARLTRASMLETLAEDHVRTFRAYGVKERSIVGRHALRGALAPVIALTANDFGSMFGGALLTETLFGLPGLGRELVHAVRVVDLPVVVGMVMVTGFFVVLANAVADVLYAVADRRVVLS
- a CDS encoding ABC transporter permease; its protein translation is MSEALLASETPGAGATTAPVPASGARQFWRRLRTQRAALVAAAAVALLVLVALAAPLLTALEGQDPTSYHPGLVDSARGGVPVGSFGGISADHWLGVEPQTGRDLFARLVYGARVSLGVAVVATVLQVAIGIAVGLASGLGGRWLDQTLSRATDVMVALPLMVLALALLAVVPSGFPRPVLVALVIGFVGWGGIAKVVRAKTISLKSLDHVAAARLSGWSGARIARRELLPALAAPVITYAALLVPTNITVEAALSFLGVGVKPPTASWGQMLTSADVWYQAAPQYLLLPAAALFVTVLALTVLGDGVRTALDPRAASRLRIGTGRKREDAS
- a CDS encoding ABC transporter substrate-binding protein — protein: MRLRRQKSVISRRVAVASASLVVLSVGAAACAGPEDKNEAGGGGKPQRGGTLTVLNSNPQSDFDPARLYTSGGGNVPSLVFRTLTTRNREDGAEGTKVVPDLAESLGKPSKNATVWTYKIKKGVKFEDGTPVTTKDIKYGIERSFAAELSGGAPFLRDWLIGGDKYQGPYKDKKGLDSVETPDDQTIVFRLNKPVGDFDYVATQTSFAPVPKAKDKGTEYEEHPVSTGPYKVVKNSGDGERLQLERNPHWSAKTDAERKAYPDKIDVRSGLNSSVINQRLSASQGADAAAITTDTNLGPAELAKVTGDKKLAAQVGTGHFGYTNYLAFNPKVKPFDDPKVRQAIAYAVDRTSVINAAGGSSLAEPATTFLPNQESFGYTKFDHFPAGASGNAEKAKELLKAAGHKDGLTITLTHSNDKNFETSPEIATAIQDALKKAGITVKLQGLEDNDYEDKVHDAKDEPGLFLAHWGADWPSGGPFLAPIFDGRQIVEDGYNFNSSFLDDKSVNKEIDEINKLTDHAAAAKRWGALDKKIGAKALNVPLFHPVYKRLYGKDVKNVVISDWTGVLDVSQVAVK
- a CDS encoding Ms4533A family Cys-rich leader peptide translates to MSIRHASVSAALELALFGVTALCVADIHCR
- a CDS encoding DUF3152 domain-containing protein, with the translated sequence MGRHSRRGPAASSDTTSTSGIGGTTPGPQPNRTPPSAPAAPAQGGGSGRRRRGTAPEGTPAHGIPLPTPPYGDPAHTPAHGFPQHTPPRGVPRQTPPGGVPHVRGGHPEQREAGGGWGEVAGTGAGPRVGAGYGVVPPGARTPGPRRDYMDAFDDTGAHGAVDDLDDPDLFTARAVPPRRTPPRDPYESVTVWESDGFDDGDGGGTDADPYGDDDGEPDARTGKGREKNRARTVTGIAAAAVTTVLAVIVAGQVADGGSDDSQPAQGADKGADSREGRDPASRSDNRPTPSKDTQPRPATYEEKMGKKYPLDAKLAASGEFDAIRGFDKAPGKGRKFRYRVDVEKGMGLDGALFAQAVQKTLNDKRSWAHGGGRTFERISSGKPDFVITLASPVTTAKWCAKSGLDTLQQNVSCDSAATERVMINAYRWARGAKTYGDRIHPYRQMLINHEVGHRLGYGHVDCRRDGELAPVMQQQTKFLDHDGIRCKANPWAFPES
- a CDS encoding alpha/beta fold hydrolase, with amino-acid sequence MSSTELPPVLAAVAAPKPGAVAVAEGERLSSVALPGLTLNVRSRPSVRPGLPPALYVHGLGGSSQNWSALMPLLEDVVDCEALDLPGFGDSPPPDDGDYSVTGHARAVIRHLDAAGRGPVHLVANSLGGAVSTRVAAVRPDLVRTLTLISPALPELRVQRTAMPTGLLAVPGVAGLFTRLTKDWTAEQRVRGVLGLCYGDPGRVTPEGFRAAVREMERRLALPYFWDAMARSARGIVNAYTLGGQHGLWRQAERVLAPTLLVYGGRDLLVSYRVARKAAAAFRDSRLLTLPDAGHVAMMEYPETVAAAIRELLADTGELAGPDELSEAPGVRDGGRVSDHRDSGSRS